In one window of Candidatus Hydrogenedentota bacterium DNA:
- a CDS encoding SDR family oxidoreductase: MDVPYIFRDGILSGKVAFVTGGASGIGLGISRRLAQAGADVVVASRRLEQCEAVAAALVSEFGVRAVGLALDVRDSARVNEVMAKAVEIMGRLDILVNNAAGNFYYPAEKLRDSQWKAVVEIDLYGTFFCSRAAFPYLQAQGGTIVSTSMTLHHTGWVGMVPACSAKAGIDAMTKTLAQEWGRFGIRVNAIAPGPIITEGVKKAFALGGSFDDHLDTVPLGRVGEPEEIGNMVVFMASDAGSWMTGSIVTIDGGESLSARRAGIAPEPLGQLAAFMDAQRKAE; encoded by the coding sequence ATGGACGTCCCCTATATCTTTAGAGATGGCATTCTCTCGGGCAAGGTCGCTTTCGTGACGGGCGGCGCCTCCGGCATCGGTCTAGGCATCAGTCGCCGTCTGGCGCAGGCCGGGGCGGATGTGGTCGTCGCCAGCCGTCGGCTGGAACAGTGCGAGGCGGTGGCGGCTGCGCTGGTATCGGAATTCGGCGTTCGCGCGGTGGGTCTGGCGCTGGATGTGCGCGATTCGGCGCGTGTCAACGAAGTGATGGCCAAGGCCGTTGAAATTATGGGCCGTCTCGACATACTGGTGAACAACGCGGCCGGGAATTTCTACTATCCGGCGGAGAAGCTTCGGGACAGCCAGTGGAAGGCGGTGGTGGAGATCGATCTGTATGGGACTTTTTTCTGTTCGCGGGCGGCCTTTCCCTACCTGCAGGCCCAGGGCGGAACGATCGTGAGCACGAGCATGACGTTGCACCACACCGGTTGGGTGGGCATGGTGCCGGCCTGCTCGGCGAAGGCGGGGATCGACGCGATGACGAAGACCCTGGCGCAGGAGTGGGGCCGATTCGGGATCCGGGTCAATGCGATTGCGCCCGGTCCGATTATTACCGAGGGAGTGAAGAAGGCCTTTGCCCTCGGCGGGAGCTTTGACGATCACCTGGACACGGTGCCGCTGGGGCGCGTCGGCGAGCCGGAAGAGATCGGGAATATGGTGGTGTTCATGGCGTCGGACGCGGGTTCCTGGATGACGGGTTCCATCGTAACGATAGACGGCGGCGAAAGCCTGTCGGCCCGCCGCGCGGGCATTGCGCCGGAGCCGCTGGGCCAGTTGGCGGCGTTCATGGACGCGCAGCGCAAGGCGGAGTAG
- a CDS encoding NUDIX domain-containing protein — protein MIDESWYVREEGLPERVSAGGVIVRIDRGNVLVALVHEKGCAGYVLPKGGVDPGESLEAGALREIEEESGLTEIHLLGELAVLERLSEKKDKWSINHYFLYATEQVSGTILDTEHHDEQIWAPLDTLPAMFWPDEERLLVRQRKAIYDRVIAHQNPWKRKKGFV, from the coding sequence GTGATTGATGAGAGTTGGTATGTCCGCGAAGAGGGGCTTCCCGAGCGCGTTTCGGCGGGCGGGGTGATTGTCCGCATTGATCGGGGCAATGTCTTGGTGGCACTCGTGCATGAGAAGGGCTGCGCGGGGTATGTCCTGCCGAAAGGTGGCGTGGATCCCGGCGAGTCGCTGGAAGCAGGCGCGCTGCGGGAAATCGAGGAGGAGTCGGGTCTAACCGAGATCCATCTGCTGGGCGAGTTGGCCGTGCTGGAGCGCCTCAGCGAGAAGAAAGACAAGTGGTCCATCAACCACTATTTCCTCTATGCCACCGAGCAGGTCAGCGGCACGATCCTGGACACGGAGCATCACGACGAGCAGATCTGGGCGCCGCTCGACACGCTTCCGGCGATGTTCTGGCCGGACGAAGAGCGTCTGCTGGTGCGCCAACGCAAGGCGATTTATGACCGTGTAATTGCGCACCAGAATCCCTGGAAGCGCAAGAAGGGCTTTGTGTAG
- a CDS encoding transposase, whose amino-acid sequence MDDIPAEVNAEHDLVSPFLTPGAEVRKDARHLPHWRLDSAFYFLTWRLADSLPQEKLRAWKAEREAWLVKHPRPWDDKTMRDYRDRFPKRLEAWLDAGYGACHLRSPRCANIVADSLHHFDGDRYDLASFIVMPNHVHVLFQLRTDTALESVTHSWKSYSAKQINKALGRSGTLWQQESWDHLLRGIPHLDRCLSYIALNPMQAKLSPGEYLYYEAPGFRESTGLDAPE is encoded by the coding sequence ATGGACGATATCCCGGCAGAAGTGAACGCTGAACACGATCTCGTTTCACCCTTTCTAACGCCCGGCGCGGAAGTGCGCAAAGACGCCCGCCATCTGCCGCACTGGCGGCTCGATAGCGCTTTCTATTTCCTCACGTGGCGTCTCGCCGATTCCCTGCCCCAGGAGAAGCTGCGGGCCTGGAAAGCCGAACGCGAAGCCTGGCTCGTAAAGCACCCCAGGCCATGGGATGACAAGACAATGCGGGACTACCGTGACCGCTTCCCCAAACGCCTCGAAGCCTGGCTGGATGCGGGCTATGGTGCGTGCCACTTACGCTCGCCGCGCTGCGCCAATATAGTCGCCGATTCGCTCCACCACTTTGACGGTGATCGCTATGACCTCGCGTCATTTATAGTCATGCCCAACCACGTCCATGTCTTGTTTCAACTTCGGACTGATACTGCGCTGGAATCCGTGACGCACTCATGGAAAAGCTACTCCGCGAAGCAGATCAACAAGGCCCTGGGACGCTCGGGAACACTCTGGCAACAGGAAAGTTGGGACCATCTTCTGCGAGGCATCCCCCACCTCGACCGATGCCTGTCCTACATCGCACTTAATCCCATGCAGGCAAAGCTGTCTCCGGGCGAGTACCTGTACTACGAAGCACCTGGATTTCGCGAAAGCACAGGACTTGACGCCCCTGAATAA
- a CDS encoding penicillin acylase family protein, with protein MKKRGTGWYWAGRLTVVVGLLCAAPPAPAQPEAGGASFWNEATLYRDEFGTPHIEAGSIRAMASAFGYAQAEDHLEPMLMAYRIALGRAAEVGGEAFAESDAFAIKIGNAEQSAIALGQADPVTLDLCEGFALGVNAWILEHQDRVPAWAEGVQPKDVLAWWHYLMVAQTPFDLPGVYHPKAPLERANAWALAPGNTLEGSTLLVMNPQEYYDSPYRWYEAHLMAGEMNLAGATLFGVPVLMMGHNENAGWALTPNLADTADFFREQIGGPQTPGSDAPFAAPVIDDAAPLLRFMSTAKPYFVRTSAGLVERAVPSMIGTRGPIFEGGDGALYSWRNGAFLQFGGLRQMLMMGQSTGVAEMKDALAMHQLPGFQVVCADKSGELYYRYNARLGNRDAAASPSDRQPMNWSMPVDSGRDVFAWREVIAPGLLPQIERPASGYVQACGTPPWLATTKSGLNAADWPRWLVGEGPNYRGFRVNQILSARKYSFFDMQAMLFDTHVPAAADMVPLLLAMARKRPELVRTAHPDLLTALRLLEGWNLSSDRESTAMAYYSIWWALMKKRHSAQFGSEQELYQGLLANTPQAQVQALDAAVEAARIMRNDFGALSIPWGNLHRIQRGVRNEAAPGTDTGDSIFHMDSQSFTNRQWRASFGTGFAMVVQFGEKTQAASIVPFGASELTDSPHFGDQLDLFLARRMKPTNFQYGTVIGGASSGFGTRILLGTPGLEGHCTILSAQPQQVKLEAIQTPPGPLPVGLAGFTPAFRPVFVAGAPAHTWALELRVPDEICAAESLNRLQIFVHTLEAGWRPLPEQRFDGALGAFVGQGTGSAIIAVLGPEEVLKKPEAPELPAPDVAPAPADDFLRAPLPSPEMENEGTPDGVVASAETPPEAAIEGEGPVPGEPGAAGPQPAAKPLFDLEFMDQPGVSQPVSSLFSGPDPHRSDGGDGKKKEKKRKKKEPSVEDATDPAPPAPEAEEKPRNAKKKVVQEPGTRTRAPRTNFN; from the coding sequence ATGAAGAAGAGAGGCACAGGTTGGTACTGGGCTGGCCGGCTGACGGTTGTGGTGGGCCTGTTGTGTGCCGCGCCGCCGGCACCGGCCCAGCCGGAGGCGGGAGGTGCGTCCTTCTGGAACGAAGCCACGCTTTACCGCGATGAATTCGGCACGCCCCACATTGAGGCGGGTTCGATTCGCGCGATGGCGTCGGCCTTCGGCTACGCGCAGGCGGAGGATCATCTGGAGCCCATGCTGATGGCCTATCGGATCGCGCTGGGCCGTGCGGCGGAAGTGGGCGGCGAGGCCTTTGCGGAGAGCGACGCGTTTGCGATCAAGATTGGCAACGCGGAGCAGTCCGCCATCGCCCTGGGTCAGGCCGACCCGGTGACGCTGGATCTTTGCGAGGGTTTCGCGCTGGGTGTCAACGCGTGGATTCTGGAGCATCAGGATCGGGTGCCGGCCTGGGCCGAGGGCGTGCAGCCCAAGGATGTGCTCGCGTGGTGGCACTACCTGATGGTGGCGCAGACGCCCTTTGACCTGCCCGGGGTCTACCACCCGAAAGCGCCGCTGGAACGTGCGAATGCGTGGGCGCTGGCGCCGGGGAACACCCTGGAGGGGAGCACCCTGCTGGTCATGAACCCGCAGGAATATTATGACAGCCCCTACCGCTGGTACGAGGCCCATCTCATGGCGGGCGAGATGAATCTGGCGGGGGCGACGCTCTTCGGCGTGCCGGTGCTCATGATGGGACACAATGAGAACGCAGGGTGGGCCTTGACGCCGAACCTGGCGGACACGGCGGATTTTTTCCGGGAGCAGATCGGCGGGCCGCAGACGCCCGGGAGTGATGCGCCGTTCGCGGCCCCGGTGATTGACGACGCGGCGCCGCTGCTGCGATTCATGTCCACGGCCAAGCCCTATTTCGTTCGCACGAGCGCGGGGCTGGTGGAGCGTGCGGTGCCCTCCATGATCGGGACGCGGGGCCCCATCTTTGAGGGGGGCGACGGCGCGCTGTATTCCTGGCGCAACGGGGCTTTCCTCCAGTTTGGCGGTCTGCGTCAGATGCTGATGATGGGACAGTCCACGGGTGTGGCCGAGATGAAAGACGCCTTGGCGATGCATCAGTTGCCGGGTTTTCAGGTGGTCTGCGCGGACAAGTCGGGCGAACTCTACTACCGCTACAACGCGCGGTTGGGGAACCGGGATGCGGCGGCCTCGCCGTCGGATCGCCAGCCGATGAACTGGTCCATGCCGGTGGATTCGGGGCGGGATGTTTTCGCCTGGCGCGAGGTTATTGCACCGGGGCTGCTACCGCAGATTGAGCGCCCGGCAAGCGGGTATGTGCAGGCCTGCGGCACGCCGCCCTGGCTGGCCACGACGAAAAGCGGACTCAACGCGGCCGACTGGCCGCGGTGGCTGGTGGGGGAAGGGCCAAATTACCGGGGTTTTCGGGTTAATCAAATTCTTTCGGCCCGAAAATACTCGTTTTTCGACATGCAGGCCATGCTCTTCGACACCCATGTTCCCGCGGCGGCGGATATGGTCCCCCTGCTGCTGGCGATGGCCAGGAAGCGCCCCGAATTGGTCCGTACGGCCCATCCGGATCTGTTGACCGCGTTGCGCCTGCTGGAGGGCTGGAACCTGAGCTCGGACCGGGAGAGCACGGCGATGGCCTACTACAGCATCTGGTGGGCCCTCATGAAGAAGCGCCACAGCGCCCAGTTCGGGAGCGAGCAGGAGCTTTATCAGGGCCTGCTGGCCAATACCCCCCAGGCGCAGGTGCAGGCCCTGGATGCGGCGGTGGAAGCGGCCCGGATCATGCGCAACGATTTCGGTGCGCTCTCCATACCCTGGGGCAATCTCCACCGGATCCAGCGGGGCGTCCGGAATGAAGCCGCGCCGGGGACGGACACGGGCGATTCGATCTTCCACATGGACAGCCAGTCGTTTACGAACCGGCAGTGGCGGGCGAGTTTCGGCACGGGCTTCGCCATGGTCGTGCAGTTTGGCGAGAAGACCCAGGCGGCGAGCATCGTTCCCTTCGGCGCTTCGGAGCTGACCGATTCCCCCCACTTCGGTGACCAGTTGGACCTCTTTCTGGCGCGGCGGATGAAGCCCACCAATTTCCAGTATGGGACCGTCATTGGAGGGGCATCAAGCGGTTTCGGCACGAGGATCCTGCTGGGCACTCCGGGCCTCGAAGGCCACTGCACCATACTCTCGGCACAACCGCAACAGGTGAAACTGGAGGCTATTCAGACGCCACCCGGCCCGCTGCCCGTGGGCCTGGCGGGCTTCACACCGGCGTTTCGACCGGTGTTCGTGGCGGGGGCCCCCGCCCACACGTGGGCACTGGAACTTCGCGTGCCCGACGAGATTTGCGCGGCGGAATCGTTGAACCGCCTGCAGATCTTCGTACACACCCTCGAGGCGGGTTGGCGCCCCCTGCCGGAACAGCGTTTCGACGGTGCATTGGGGGCCTTCGTGGGCCAGGGAACCGGCTCGGCGATCATCGCGGTGCTGGGTCCCGAGGAAGTCTTGAAAAAACCGGAAGCACCCGAACTCCCCGCCCCGGACGTGGCCCCGGCGCCGGCCGATGACTTCCTGCGCGCGCCGCTGCCCTCGCCGGAGATGGAAAACGAAGGCACGCCGGATGGGGTGGTTGCATCGGCGGAGACTCCCCCCGAGGCTGCGATAGAAGGGGAAGGGCCGGTCCCGGGTGAGCCCGGCGCGGCAGGGCCTCAGCCGGCGGCAAAGCCGCTTTTCGATCTGGAATTCATGGATCAACCCGGTGTGTCACAGCCGGTTTCCAGCCTCTTTTCAGGGCCGGATCCCCATCGGTCCGATGGCGGCGACGGAAAGAAGAAGGAAAAGAAACGAAAGAAGAAAGAACCCTCGGTGGAAGACGCCACCGACCCGGCTCCACCGGCCCCCGAAGCGGAGGAAAAACCCCGCAACGCGAAGAAGAAGGTAGTACAGGAGCCGGGAACCCGCACCAGGGCCCCGAGAACGAACTTCAATTAG